The following are encoded together in the Triticum dicoccoides isolate Atlit2015 ecotype Zavitan chromosome 6B, WEW_v2.0, whole genome shotgun sequence genome:
- the LOC119324567 gene encoding uncharacterized protein LOC119324567, which produces MDARTPRHQRLLRTPRGPPTPHHPRHHPGTPGQNPIRYVPAAAPISPRSAAAAVAAMEDDAITTLMDIDDSPRSAAGAGFLDDDDEGDLLHSHRMGGRGNEARGPLPFAGFFNTFDGADFDDSDLA; this is translated from the coding sequence ATGGACGCCAGGACGCCCCGCCACCAAAGGCTGCTCCGCACCCCGCGCGGCCCACCGACGCCCCATCACCCCCGCCACCACCCCGGCACGCCCGGCCAAAACCCTATCCGCTACGTCCCTGCCGCCGCCCCGATCTCCCCGcgctccgctgccgccgccgtcgccgccatggaGGACGACGCCATCACCACGCTCATGGACATCGACGACTCCCCCCGCAGCGCCGCCGGCGCAGGCTtcctcgacgacgacgacgagggggACCTCCTCCACTCCCACCGCATGGGCGGCCGCGGGAACGAGGCCCGGGGCCCCCTCCCCTTCGCCGGCTTCTTCAACACCTTCGACGGCGCCGACTTCGACGACTCCGATCTGGCCTGA